A window of Spirochaetales bacterium contains these coding sequences:
- the ugpC gene encoding sn-glycerol-3-phosphate ABC transporter ATP-binding protein UgpC, translating to MATVELRNVSKVFGHDVKAVDNANITINDKEFVVLVGPSGCGKTTTLRMIAGLEDITSGEIYIDGTLVNEISPKDRDIAMVFQNYALYPHMTVYDNMAFGLKIRKYPKQEIQTRVNEAAQILHIEELLDRKPKALSGGQRQRVAVGRAIVRKPKAFLFDEPLSNLDAKLRVQMRAEISALHTRLQATMIYVTHDQVEAMTMGDKIVVLKDGLIQQIGSPLELYNKPKNRFVAAFIGSPPMNIMTAKILEKAGKIIVDEGDFQIIVEGQMADRLKSYVDKEVLFGIRPEDLVYTTTPKKENNIKTHVEVVEPLGAEIHLYVSTQNHQLIVRVQPRFEFHVGDEADFYPDIDKLHFFDMETEDVI from the coding sequence ATGGCAACAGTTGAATTACGTAATGTGTCCAAAGTTTTTGGACATGATGTCAAGGCAGTAGATAATGCAAATATTACTATAAACGACAAGGAGTTTGTCGTTCTCGTCGGTCCTTCCGGATGCGGGAAAACGACAACACTCAGGATGATTGCAGGGCTTGAAGACATTACAAGCGGTGAAATTTATATCGATGGTACCCTGGTGAATGAAATTTCACCAAAGGACAGGGATATCGCCATGGTATTCCAGAACTACGCTCTCTATCCTCATATGACGGTCTATGACAATATGGCTTTCGGACTCAAAATCAGGAAATATCCGAAACAGGAAATCCAGACGCGTGTCAATGAGGCGGCCCAGATTCTACATATCGAGGAACTTCTCGACAGGAAACCAAAGGCCCTTTCCGGTGGACAACGCCAGCGTGTTGCCGTCGGCCGTGCAATCGTTCGAAAACCAAAGGCATTTCTCTTTGACGAACCGCTTTCAAATCTCGATGCCAAACTCCGCGTGCAGATGAGGGCGGAAATTTCAGCGCTTCATACACGGTTGCAGGCAACGATGATCTATGTGACACATGATCAGGTCGAAGCGATGACGATGGGTGACAAAATCGTCGTTCTCAAAGACGGCCTCATCCAGCAGATAGGTTCTCCACTCGAGCTTTACAACAAACCGAAGAATCGCTTTGTCGCGGCATTTATCGGTTCTCCGCCGATGAATATCATGACGGCGAAGATACTCGAAAAAGCGGGAAAAATCATTGTTGATGAAGGCGACTTTCAGATAATAGTGGAAGGACAGATGGCGGACAGACTCAAATCCTATGTCGACAAGGAAGTCCTTTTCGGAATAAGACCGGAAGATCTCGTGTACACGACGACACCCAAAAAAGAAAACAATATCAAAACCCATGTCGAAGTCGTCGAACCGCTCGGCGCTGAAATCCATCTTTACGTCAGTACACAAAACCATCAGCTTATCGTTCGTGTTCAGCCGAGGTTCGAATTCCATGTGGGTGATGAAGCGGACTTTTATCCCGACATCGACAAGCTTCATTTCTTTGATATGGAAACAGAAGACGTTATTTAG